ttcatcacacttcattttcctgttgtttttaagacttttctgaccagcagacaacattttaagaactaaataataattttcctgagttctgaacaattGTTATGcacctaattttgccttttctggacaatttcataattttgatcttgtcttgtgtcctcttttgtgtcttctgaacttttagtgtttatcaagaacatttccacatcatgataaaaacattagtttgaaaacctgtcagcttaaagagttcttgtgtttcttttttattgccgtcttgcagaattcccattgctttggctttatacaagtagttgatatgaagctttttgagacgtttctggattgactttagttttgtgtgtgcgcttgcaagaaactgcaaatgtacagatgattcagaatgcgattaatttctgtgctataaataacacgttTTTAGattggaagcttggggccataaatgaATGGACCGTGATTGGACCCTGGGCCGTACTTTAGACATGCCTGCTGTACACCTTTAGAAAAATTTGTGGAATAATAAAGCAGCACAAAGTATACCAACTCTAGAGGCCAGTCTTTAACTGAATATTCAGATTCATGTTTGGCACATTTTTGGGATTGCAGCTTAAAGCAATAGGGGTTTTTCTTTCTGCATCAAGCCAGTAAGTGAGATTTAATACTCCTGTAAAGTTTCTCTGCTTACATCTCAAAGCTTTGTCagtgaccttttttttctcatccctTAGTGATCAGTACCTTGTGGAGTTTGTAGAGGATGGAGGTGTTCTCACTCTCCTGGAGATCTTGAGCCACTCTAAAAGTAAAGAGGAGGATAAGACAGCAGCCCTCTGTCTGCTGCTCACTGTTTCAAATGCTGGTCGCAAGTACAAAGAGTTCATCTGTGAAAGCAATGGTAAATTTGCCTGGGAAACATATTCAGTTTATTTGTGTACAGTAGTAATTTTATGTGTAATTTCATGCAGATGAGATGCTTTTCCATGCTACCagattctttctttcctgtgaTTCATTACTTGATCTGCAAGGCTCCagagatgtgtttattttgctttgagctctatgtgtttatttttgcaggTGTGAAAGTCATAGCAGAGTCCCTGGCTACATCAAACACTGATGACACGCAAGAGTCAGCTCGAGCCCTCCTGGAGTCCCTGTCCCATGGAAACCCAAAATATCAAAACCAAATCTACAAAGGTCTGATTACGCTCATGACTTGTTCCTCTCCAAAGGCACAGCAGCTGGTCCTGTGCACCTTACACATTGTGCAGGTACAGCAAGAGGGTGCACACTCCGTTTTTATATAAAAGCATTACTTCTATTGGCTTAAAGGCATGTTTTTGCCCTCATCTGGCCACCTTGTTTGATATTCATGTATGGTGAAGAAGAACAGACCTGTGTTCAAAGAAACATGTATATATTTAACTTGCGTTCCTCTCTAACAgtccaaaatgaaaacagccCACCATAACATTGTAGAGCCTCTGTTACACATGCTCAGGTCCCTGCACCTGGAAGTTCAAGATGCAGGTAAGCAGATATCAGATTTTGTTGTATAACTTCTGTTGTGCTGACGATTATTTTTTAAGGATGTATTTTAGCATTTTTGTGTCTGTCCAAATTTTTGTTTGTATACTTGCTTTATACTTCAGTTGCAGTCGTTGCAGATGTCACAGAAAAATCCCCTTTGTGTaaatctctcctcttctttcgaATGTAAATTCTGTAGCTATAAATCTTATCCTGATCCTGAAGCCTTATGATGTCAGGCCAGTGCTGCTCAGTGGACTGGTCGCCCTGCTGAGACCCAGTAAAGAAGAAGTAGAGCAGCATCAGAATACAGAGGGTAACATTTTGGCCCATAAATATTTAGTTTTTcaactatatattttttttagactTAACACAGTACAATAACAAGTCCACTTTAGATAGAATTTCATATTAattttttcatgcatttaatCCTATCAGAGTCTGAGATAACCCAGATGACAGGAtctctgcctgtgtttgtgcaACAAGCAGCTGCAGCTAAAACTATGCGGTATGGACTCCATGTGTACTTGTTGCAAAAACAAACGTAAACTGAAcattacatataaataaatgaaattctATTGCGCAATGTTTAATGAAATTTCGATGAATGATACTGGTATACTGTTATAATAACTTGTATTACCTCATTGTAACAGTTCAAGCTGCTTTAATACAGTAAGTATATATTCTTGTTATCTTGAAGCCTGCTGGCTGAGGGAAGTCAGGAAGTTTCCAGCGAGCTTCTCTCTCTTGGTGTGATCCAGCATCTCCTTTTTGCTGTGGGCAACAGAGAGCACATCGATTCCCAGATACAAGCCAGCTTGGCCTTACAGGTACACCCCTATTTGCTCTCCAAAATGATTCCCAAATCTACCATGATGATTTCCATGCAATCTTTGCAGAAACACTATTGAAGAAAATCCTCTAAAGATGAAATTTACTGAACAGAAGAAAACTTATACATTTTTGTAAAAGTAACGTTAACTATTTCTTCCTTTTGTGGGATAATAAAGAACAGTATTCATGAAATTCATAGAGCAGATACTCCATATCTCAACAAATTTGGTGTCCAGTATTGTGCTGTATCACTTAAATGCAAACCTTTATAAAATGAACACTATGATACATTCACATGTAAAAAAGCACTGATGCCTTTATTCATGTCTACTCAGCATTTTGTCCACTCATACCCTGCGATAGAGGAACATGTACAGAGAGTCACTGGCAGTACACTGTTTGCAGCACTAATGGTAAGCTTTGATAACATGTTGTTTTATAACATTGAGAGGTAAAAGGTTCATGTGGATACTGCTCAAGGGTAAAAACCATCTAACTAACTGCTTCAatcatcctctctctgcagtaCAAAGCTGAAACTTTGTACATGAATATGGATGAAACACAAGCAGAAATTCTGCAAACTAACAACCTGCTCATAACTGAAGGTATAATGGTATTACTAGTAGCTCTTCTTCAGACTGTTCAAACATACTCATTTTTTAATCTAAGTCATAATAGTTGTTTTACCTGGTAAGTCTTTGCTCTGCAGGTTTTGATGGTGACCAATCCAAAGGCTGACAAGGGAAACAATCCATTAAATTcggggtttccaaacttttcagcctgcgacccccaaaacattggtgccaaagactcgcgaccccccagtgaccctcaaagtgatttaatgtggcttcttttagctggtctggagaaaattagtctacctatatgagcatgtggctgtgtttcctgtgtcgtTATGAATttacctactgctactgatgcttttgataattaactgatcactaactctaaacttaggagtcatctgacaaa
The genomic region above belongs to Notolabrus celidotus isolate fNotCel1 chromosome 2, fNotCel1.pri, whole genome shotgun sequence and contains:
- the armh1 gene encoding armadillo-like helical domain containing protein 1; amino-acid sequence: MLTQGDQASIGKVLSFLREWDRGDRTVRGRLLNTFLIQNTGKTFYELELEFAQVASLFLARVTTWMRLTFMFGTFLGLQLKAIGVFLSASSHDQYLVEFVEDGGVLTLLEILSHSKSKEEDKTAALCLLLTVSNAGRKYKEFICESNGVKVIAESLATSNTDDTQESARALLESLSHGNPKYQNQIYKGLITLMTCSSPKAQQLVLCTLHIVQSKMKTAHHNIVEPLLHMLRSLHLEVQDAAINLILILKPYDVRPVLLSGLVALLRPSKEEVEQHQNTEESEITQMTGSLPVFVQQAAAAKTMRLLAEGSQEVSSELLSLGVIQHLLFAVGNREHIDSQIQASLALQHFVHSYPAIEEHVQRVTGSTLFAALMYKAETLYMNMDETQAEILQTNNLLITEGFDGDQSKG